Proteins encoded in a region of the Acipenser ruthenus chromosome 11, fAciRut3.2 maternal haplotype, whole genome shotgun sequence genome:
- the LOC117428575 gene encoding synaptic vesicle 2-related protein, which translates to MDDDLFQLRQLPVVKFRRTGESARSEDEAVCGEHEVRIEGVRRDLEPVELAGGTAVPKEFANPTDDTFLVEDAVEAIGFGKFQWKLSILTGLAWMADAMEMMILSILAPQLHCEWRLPSWQVALLTSVVFIGMMLSSSLWGNISDQYGRKTGLKVSVLWTLFYGVLSAFAPVYGWILFLRGLVGIGIGGVPQSVTLYAEFLPMRSRAKCILLIEVFWALGTVFEVLLAIMVMPTLGWRWLLLLSTLPLMIFSVLCFWLPESARYDVLTGNQEKALATLKRIAKENGVPMPLGKLTVARQEDRGKIRDLFSPQFRWTTVLLWFIWFSNAFSYYGLVLLTTELFQAGDVCSVSKGRRTMEPRCSLECKYLTENDYKDLLWTTLSEFPGVLVTLWVIDRIGRKKTMALSFIIFSLCILLLLACVGRTALTVFLFIARAFISGGFQAAYVYTPEVYPTATRALGLGTCSGMARVGALLTPFIAQVMLESSVYLTLSVYCCCSILAAIASCALPIETTGRGLQESSHRQWGQEMVGRASHSSERIPRSSSGSQN; encoded by the exons CGTGGTGAAGTTCCGGCGCACAGGCGAGAGCGCACGCTCCGAGGATGAGGCTGTGTGCGGAGAACACGAGGTTCGGATCGAGGGGGTCCGCCGGGACTTGGAGCCCGTGGAGCTGGCGGGTGGAACTGCAGTGCCTAAGGAGTTTGCAAACCCCACCGATG ATACATTTCTGGTGGAAGATGCAGTGGAAGCCATTGGCTTTGGGAAATTCCAGTGGAAACTCTCCATTCTCACTGGATTGGCATGG ATGGCCGATGCCATGGAGATGATGATTCTCAGTATTCTAGCCCCGCAATTGCACTGTGAGTGGAGGTTACCCAGTTGGCAAGTTGCACTTCTCACGTCG GTAGTGTTTATTGGCATGATGCTTAGCTCATCATTATGGGGGAACATATCCGACCAGTATGGAAGAAAAACC GGCCTGAAGGTCAGTGTGTTGTGGACTCTGTTCTATGGAGTGCTCAGTGCGTTCGCTCCGGTGTACGGCTGGATTCTGTTTCTAAGAGGACTGGTGGGAATTGGGATCGGAGGCGTTCCACAGTC GGTAACACTCTACGCGGAATTCCTGCCAATGAGATCCAGAGCCAAGTGCATTTTACTGATAGAG GTGTTCTGGGCGCTGGGCACCGTGTTCGAGGTGCTCCTGGCTATCATGGTGATGCCTACGCTGGGCTGGCGCTGGCTGCTCCTCCTCTCCACTTTGCCCCTCATGATCTTCAGTGTCCTGTGCTTT TGGCTGCCGGAGAGCGCGAGGTACGACGTCCTAACAGGGAACCAGGAGAAAGCTCTGGCCACATTGAAACGCATCGCCAAGGAGAATGGAGTCCCCATGCCACTGGGGAAGCTTACTGTGGCCAGGCAG GAGGACCGTGGAAAGATTCGGGACCTCTTCTCTCCCCAGTTCCGCTGGACCACTGTCCTCCTGTGGTTTATCTG GTTCTCCAATGCATTCTCTTATTATGGGTTAGTGTTACTGACCACAGAGCTGTTCCAAGCAGGGGATGTGTGCAGTG TTTCTAAAGGCAGACGGACCATGGAACCCAGGTGCAGCCTTGAATGTAAATACCTGACCGAGAATGACTACAAAGACCTCCTGTGGACCACCTTATCTGAATTCCCAG GCGTGCTGGTTACTCTCTGGGTTATCGACCGGATCGGACGGAAGAAGACCATGGCCCTCTCCTTTATCATCTTTTCACTCTGCATCCTGCTGCTGCTGGCCTGCGTCGGAAG GACGGCGCTCACGGTTTTCCTCTTCATTGCCAGAGCTTTCATTTCGGGCGGATTCCAGGCTGCTTATGTATACACCCCAGAG GTGTACCCCACAGCTACCAGGGCTCTGGGTTTAGGGACCTGCAGTGGCATGGCCAGGGTGGGTGCTCTCCTCACCCCCTTTATTGCACAG GTGATGCTGGAGTCTTCCGTCTACCTGACTCTCTCTGTGTATTGCTGCTGCTCCATCCTGGCTGCCATCGCCTCCTGCGCCTTGCCAATCGAGACCACGGGCCGTGGTCTGCAGGAGTCCAGCCACAGGCAGTGGGGTCAGGAGATGGTGGGGCGTGCGTCCCACAGTTCAGAGAGGATCCCCCGCTCCAGCTCGGGGTCACAGAATTGA